A window of Juglans regia cultivar Chandler chromosome 7, Walnut 2.0, whole genome shotgun sequence contains these coding sequences:
- the LOC108991898 gene encoding reticulon-like protein B16, with translation MEYSQDLCNVEGDGDARKPTAGTSSTSPCSSGGSGYRLFGRQASVHQCMGGGQAADILLWKRWNVSLGIIAVATVAWLLFERSGLSFLSICSDVLLILIVLLFLHANYAVFRDRQLQTLPELVLSEEMVNNAAASFRVKINNVLLMAHDITLGKDFRLFSKVVVCVWLLSVVGSFFSFFTIAYIGTIIFITVPALYSKYEEHVDRYCGMIHRQFSKHYKIVDESVISRLPRSLTKDKDA, from the exons ATGGAATATTCCCAAGATTTATGTAACGTGGAGGGTGATGGGGATGCCAGGAAACCCACGGCTGGTACATCATCAACATCGCCATGTAGCTCAGGAGGGTCAGGTTACCGATTGTTCGGTCGCCAAGCCTCTGTCCACCAGTGTATGGGCGGAGGTCAAG CTGCTGATATTCTGTTGTGGAAGCGGTGGAATGTTTCTTTAGGCATCATTGCTGTTGCTACAGTTGCATGGCTCCTATTTGAGCGGTCTGGATTATCGTTCTTATCAATTTGTTCAGATGTGTTGCTGATTTTAATTGTACTGTTGTTTCTTCATGCCAACTATGCTGTTTTCAGAGATAG ACAATTGCAAACATTACCGGAGCTAGTATTGTCAGAGGAAATGGTTAATAATGCTGCAGCATCATTTCGTGTTAAAATCAATAATGTGCTGCTTATGGCTCATGACATCACGCTTGGCAAGGATTTTAGACTTTTTTCTAAG GTGGTTGTTTGTGTGTGGCTCTTGTCTGTCGTTGGGagcttcttctctttcttcacAATCGCTTATATTG GAACCATCATATTCATTACAGTTCCTGCCTTGTACAGCAAGTATGAAGAGCATGTGGATAGGTATTGCGGAATGATCCACCGGCAATTTTCAAAGCACTATAAAATAGTGGATGAAAGTGTGATTAGCAGACTTCCTCGAAGTTTAACCAAGGACAAGGATGCATAG
- the LOC108991883 gene encoding UDP-xylose transporter 3-like — MGEGERFQLGTVGALTLSVVSSVSIVICNKALISSLGFHFATTLTSWHLLVTFSSLHVALKMKLFEHKPFDQKAVMGFGILNGISIGLLNLSLGFNSVGFYQMTKLAIIPCTVLLETLFLGKRFSRSIQLSLIILLLGVGIATVTDLQLNALGSVLSLLAIVTTCVAQIMTNTIQKNFKVSSTQLLYQSCPYQAGTLLISGPFLDGFLTDQNVFTFKYTTQVLAFIILSCLISVSVNFSTFLVIGKTSPVTYQVLGHLKTCLVLAFGYVLLHDPFSWRNILGIFIALIGMVLYSYFCTRESQSKTTEVSAQPFQPVEGESDPLLNAENGKGGLIEAVVPKAPVWNSSKDLDA, encoded by the exons atgggAGAGGGTGAGCGGTTTCAGCTGGGAACGGTTGGGGCGTTGACTCTGTCAGTAGTTTCATCAGTGTCCATAGTGATCTGCAACAAGGCTTTAATCAGCTCATTGGGTTTCCATTTCG CTACAACTTTGACAAGCTGGCATCTTCTAGTCaccttttcttctcttcacGTGGCTTTAAAGATGAAACTGTTCGAACACAAACCGTTTGATCAAAAAGCTGTTATGGGCTTTGGCATTCTAAATGGGATCTCCATTGGACTTTTGAATTTGAGCCTGGGTTTCAATTCTGTTGGATTTTATCAG ATGACCAAGCTGGCAATCATCCCTTGTACTGTACTTTTGGAGACCCTTTTCCTTGGGAAGAGATTCAG TAGGAGTATTCAGCTTTCGCTCATTATCCTCCTTCTGGGAGTTGGCATTGCAACAGTCACTGATTTGCAGCTCAATGCTCTGGGCTCTGTCCTATCTCTCCTTGCAATTGTTACAACATGTGTTGCTCAAATT ATGACCAATACCATCCAGAAGAATTTTAAGGTTTCTTCAACCCAACTTCTATATCAATCTTGTCCATACCAAGCAGGCACTTTGTTGATCTCTGGTCCATTTTTGGATGGGTTTTTGACTGATCAAAATGTATTTACTTTCAAATATACAACTCAAGTACTG GCTTTCATCATTCTATCCTGCCTAATATCCGTCTCTGTAAATTTTAGCACATTCCTTGTAATTGGAAAGACTTCCCCAGTCACCTATCAGGTTCTTGGACATCTGAAGACATGCCTTGTATTGGCGTTTGGTTATGTCTTACTTCATGATCCCTTTAGCTGGAGGAatattttaggaatttttaTTGCACTGATTGGGATGGTTctatattcttatttttgcaCTCGTGAGAGTCAGTCAAAAACTACCGAAGTGTCAGCACAACCATTTCAG CCGGTGGAAGGTGAATCTGATCCTCTGCTGAATGCGGAAAATGGAAAAGGTGGATTAATTGAGGCTGTTGTCCCAAAAGCCCCTGTATGGAATTCAAGCAAAGATTTGGATGCATGA
- the LOC108991922 gene encoding adenine/guanine permease AZG1 — protein MEVQTPPPKRKPVLTRMNTYVANSWVGKRFKLAERNSTFTTELRAGTATFLTMAYILAVNASILTDSGGTCSVSDCISLCSDPSISVLNCSGPNLRVIQPDASCKFNPVNPGYESCLERIRKDLIVATVASSLIGCVIMGVFANLPLALAPGMGTNAYFAYTVVGFHGSGSVSYSSALAAIFIEGLIFLAISAVGLRTKLAKLVPKPVRISSSAGIGLFLAFIGLQNNEGIGLIGYSSSTLVTLGACPASSRVSLAPVITAANGTVSLLPGGTVSGGIYCLRDTMESPTFWLGIVGFVIIAYCLVKDVKGAMIYGIVFVTAVSWFRNTKVTAFPNTEAGDTAYEYFKKVVDVHAIKNTAGALSFSSIGKGSFWQALVTFLYVDILDTTGTLYSMARFAGFVDENGDFEGQYFAFMSDATSIVVGSLLGTSPVTAFVESSTGIREGGRTGLTALTAAGYFMLAFFITPLLASIPAWAVGPPLILVGVLMMKSVVEIDWNDMREAIPAFATMILMPLTYSIAYGLIGGIGTYIVLHLWDWGHALLVRLGMVKPVHGGLVNGTPHPTSASNSPRSSLKPLEV, from the coding sequence ATGGAGGTCCAAACACCCCCACCAAAGCGCAAGCCAGTACTGACCCGAATGAACACGTACGTAGCCAACAGCTGGGTGGGCAAGCGGTTCAAGCTGGCCGAGCGCAACTCCACCTTCACCACCGAGCTCCGAGCCGGCACCGCTACGTTCCTCACAATGGCCTACATCCTCGCCGTCAACGCCTCCATCCTCACAGACTCCGGCGGGACATGCTCGGTCTCCGACTGCATCAGCCTCTGCTCCGATCCCTCCATCTCTGTCCTCAACTGCTCCGGGCCCAACCTCCGGGTCATCCAGCCGGACGCGTCCTGCAAGTTCAACCCTGTCAACCCGGGTTACGAGTCCTGCCTCGAGAGAATACGCAAGGACTTGATAGTAGCCACCGTGGCTTCTTCTCTTATCGGGTGCGTCATAATGGGTGTCTTTGCTAATCTTCCTTTGGCTTTGGCTCCGGGTATGGGTACCAATGCTTATTTCGCTTACACGGTTGTGGGGTTTCACGGGTCGGGAAGTGTCTCCTACAGCAGCGCCTTGGCCGCCATTTTTATCGAAGGTTTGATCTTCTTGGCAATTTCAGCAGTTGGGTTACGAACCAAACTTGCCAAACTCGTCCCAAAACCCGTCCGAATCAGCTCATCAGCCGGCATCGGTCTATTCTTGGCTTTTATTGGGTTACAAAACAACGAAGGAATCGGGTTGATCGGCTACAGCTCGTCAACCCTGGTGACACTGGGAGCCTGCCCGGCATCCTCTCGGGTCTCCCTCGCCCCTGTTATAACCGCAGCGAACGGGACAGTTAGTTTACTCCCAGGAGGTACCGTCTCAGGGGGAATTTACTGCCTCCGAGACACCATGGAGAGCCCAACATTTTGGCTCGGAATCGTCGGGTTCgtaattattgcatattgcctGGTGAAAGACGTTAAAGGCGCGATGATTTACGGAATAGTATTCGTAACAGCGGTGTCGTGGTTCCGGAATACGAAGGTAACGGCGTTTCCGAATACGGAAGCGGGGGATACGGCGTACGAGTATTTCAAGAAGGTAGTGGATGTGCATGCGATAAAAAACACGGCGGGGGCATTGAGCTTTAGTAGTATCGGAAAAGGTTCCTTTTGGCAAGCTCTGGTCACGTTCTTGTACGTGGACATACTGGATACGACCGGTACGTTGTACTCGATGGCCCGGTTCGCCGGCTTCGTGGATGAAAACGGCGATTTCGAGGGGCAATATTTCGCTTTCATGTCGGACGCCACGTCAATTGTGGTGGGGTCGTTGCTAGgtacttcaccggtgacggCGTTCGTAGAATCGTCGACGGGAATTAGGGAGGGAGGAAGAACAGGGCTAACGGCGCTTACGGCGGCGGGATACTTCATGTTGGCTTTTTTCATAACGCCGTTACTGGCGTCGATACCAGCGTGGGCGGTGGGACCGCCGTTGATACTGGTGGGGGTGTTAATGATGAAGTCGGTGGTGGAGATAGACTGGAACGATATGAGGGAGGCAATCCCAGCATTTGCGACGATGATATTGATGCCTTTGACTTATTCAATAGCGTATGGGCTTATTGGTGGGATCGGGACTTACATTGTATTGCACCTCTGGGATTGGGGTCACGCACTTTTGGTGAGACTTGGAATGGTGAAGCCAGTACATGGGGGATTGGTCAATGGGACACCTCATCCTACTTCCGCTTCTAATTCTCCTCGTTCAAGTCTCAAACCACTCGAGGTCTAA
- the LOC108991884 gene encoding protein DETOXIFICATION 53-like, whose protein sequence is MVAEELTSLCKIACPIVVSSLLLYFKTLISMLFLGHLGNSELAGASLSIGFANITGYSVLKGLAMGMEPICCQAYGAKKWEVLCQTYKRTQCLLFLAAIPISLLWLNMEPILLWLGQDRNIMSMAKVYITYSLPDLLAQVLLHPLRIFLRTQSLTKPLTLSAVCAMILHLPINYCLVVYLNMGMRGVALASAWTTLNLYFGLLVYLFQSRTALKPWDGKAKHACSQGWKPLLTLALPSVLSVCLEWWWYEIMLLLCGLLSHPQESVAAMGILIQTTGLLYVFPHSLSLGLSTLVGQELGAGQPARAQRTTVIGLVVAVVCSILAFAFTVAVRNGWGKLFTCETQVLALTSIALPILGFCELGNCPQTAACGILIGSARAKLGACINFGSFYLIGLPVAALMSFTFEMGFVGLWFGLAAAQISCMCMMICALVSTDWKNQVNRARELTQTTEGNGTDLEANLIG, encoded by the exons ATG GTAGCAGAGGAGCTTACATCACTTTGCAAAATTGCATGCCCCATAGTTGTATCAAGCCTGCTTTTATACTTCAAGACACTCATCTCTATGCTCTTCTTGGGACATCTTGGGAATTCTGAGTTAGCAGGGGCCTCGCTCTCAATTGGATTTGCCAATATTACAGGCTACTCTGTTCTGAAAGGCCTTGCCATGGGGATGGAACCAATATGCTGCCAAGCTTATGGAGCAAAAAAGTGGGAGGTTCTCTGCCAGACATACAAAAGGACTCAGTGTCTCCTCTTTCTAGCAGCCATTCCAATTTCTCTGTTGTGGTTAAACATGGAGCCAATCCTACTGTGGCTAGGTCAGGATCGAAACATTATGTCTATGGCTAAGGTCTATATAACATATTCTCTTCCAGATTTGCTAGCCCAAGTCCTCCTTCATCCCTTAAGAATTTTCCTAAGGACACAAAGTCTAACGAAACCCCTCACTTTATCTGCTGTGTGTGCAATGATTCTCCACCTTCCTATCAACTACTGCCTCGTTGTATACTTGAATATGGGGATGAGGGGTGTTGCTCTAGCCTCAGCCTGGACTACCTTAAACTTGTACTTTGGTTTGCTAGTCTACCTTTTTCAATCGAGGACGGCACTAAAACCTTGGGATGGGAAAGCAAAACATGCATGCTCTCAAGGCTGGAAACCGCTGCTCACCCTTGCCTTGCCAAGCGTACTCTCTGTCTGTTTGGAGTGGTGGTGGTATGAAATAATGCTGCTACTGTGTGGCCTACTAAGTCATCCACAGGAAAGTGTGGCTGCAATGGGAATACTCATACAAACAACAGGATTGCTCTATGTGTTCCCTCACTCTCTTAGCTTGGGTTTATCAACACTTGTTGGCCAAGAGTTGGGGGCTGGGCAGCCTGCACGGGCTCAACGGACTACCGTAATTGGACTCGTTGTGGCGGTTGTGTGCAGTATACTAGCTTTTGCTTTCACAGTTGCAGTGAGAAATGGGTGGGGCAAGCTGTTTACATGTGAAACACAGGTACTTGCTCTAACATCAATTGCCCTTCCCATATTAGGCTTCTGTGAGCTAGGCAATTGTCCCCAGACAGCTGCATGTGGAATCCTTATAGGCTCTGCAAGGGCTAAGCTTGGTGCTTGCATTAATTTTGGCTCCTTCTACCTAATTGGTTTGCCAGTTGCAGCACTCATGAGTTTTACATTCGAGATGGGCTTTGTGGGGTTATGGTTTGGTCTCGCAGCAGCTCAGATTTCATGTATGTGCATGATGATCTGTGCTTTGGTTTCAACTGATTGGAAGAACCAAGTAAATAGGGCCAGGGAACTGACTCAAACAACTGAAGGTAACGGCACTGATTTGGAAGCCAACCTCATCGGCTGA